CAGGGCGACCAGCCCGCGCACCACGGGCAGCAGGCGTGCGAGCTCCGTCTCGGCGTCGACGGGCTCGGCGCCGGGCCGGGTGCTCTCGGCACCGACGTCGATGATCGCCGCCCCGGCCTCGAGCATCGCCCGGGCGCGTTCCACGGCGGTGGCGACGTCGTCGGCCAGGCCGTCGCCGGAGAAGGAGTCCGCGGTCAGGTTGACGATGCCCATCACCAGGGGCTCGTCCAGGGTCAGGCGACGACCGCGCAGGTGCCAGACCGGCGCGGCGTCCCGGACGGCCAGGACCCGCTCCAGCTCGTCGGCCAGGGCGCTCAGGCCGAACTGTTGACCGCGCAGCTTGGCGCAGAGCTGATACAGTTGGGCCAGGCTGCCGCCGAGGATCACGTCGGTGGTCTCGGTCCGGCGCACCACCAGATCCTTGTGCACGGCGGCTTCGGCACCGACGACGAGGGCCTCCTGCTTGAGGATCGTCGCCGTGGCGAAGCGCAGCCCGGCCAGGTGCAGGGTGACACCGCGCAGCTTGGGCGCCATGATCTCGACGCCCTTGGTGGAGACACCGGCCCGCGCCATCAGGCGGCGGGCGTCGTCGGGGCCGTCCAGGCGGCAGACGCGGGGTTGAGTGTTCATCGTCCCCCTCGGGATCCGGGGTTGAGGTTTGATCCAAACTCACGGCGGGCGGCTGGATGACCGCCCGCTGTGCTGCGTTCCCGGCTGGTGTGACGGGTCGCCGGGAGGCTAGTCGTCCTCGTCGTCGCCCTGTTCGTGGGCCGGGGAGTAACCCAGGGGCGGCTCCGGGGCTGTTTCGCCCTCGTCGCCGGGCCAGACGGCCACCGGTTCATCCTTTTTGAGGCGCTCCTCGCGCTCCTTGTCGCGCTCGCGCAGATACTCCTCGCGCAGGGAGGGCAGCTCGCGGTCGTCGGCGGGGAGGGCCTCACCGCGCAGCAACATTTTCAGCTCCTCGCCGTCGATGGTCTCGCGCTCGATGAGGATCCGCGCCAGGGTTTCCAGGGTTTCCCGGTGTTCTTCCAGCAGCCGGGTGGCGGTGCCGTGGGCCTCCTCGACGATCCGGCGCACCTCGTCGTCGATCAACTGGGCCGTCTTCTCCGAGTAGTCGCGGTGCTGGCTGATCTCCCGGCCGAGGAAGATCTCCTCGGATTGCTCGCCGAAGGTCAGCGGTCCCAAGCGCTCGCTCATCCCCCAGCGGGTGACCATCTTGCGGGCCAGCTCGCTGGCCTTTTCGATATCGTTGGCGGCGCCCGAGGTGCCGACCTTCAGGGCCAGCTCCTCGGCGGCGCGGCCGCCCATCAACATGGCCAGGCGCTTCTCGAGGTAGGCGGCGTCGTAGTTGACCCGTTCCTTCTCCGGCAGGGGCATGGTCAGGCCCAGGGCCCGGCCCCGGGGGACGATGGTCACCTTGTGGACGGGATCGAAGTCGGGCAGCAGGGCGGCGACCAGGGCATGGCCGGCCTCGTGGTAGGCCACCACCCGCTTGTCTTCCTCGTCCAGCTTGCGCGAACGGCGCTCCGGCCCCAGCATGACCTTGTCCCGCGCTTCCTCCATCACCTCCTGGGTGATCTCGGACAGGTCGTAGCGGGCGGCCAGGATGGCGGACTCGTTGATCAGGTTGGCCAGGTCGGCGCCGGAGAAGAAGGGGGTGCTGCGGGCGATCTTCTTCAGGTCCACGTCGTCGCCCATCGGTTTTTCCCGGGCGTGGACCTTGAGAATCTCGTAGCGGCCGTCGAGGTCGGGCATGTCGACGATGACCTGGCGGTCGAAGCGCCCGGGGCGCAGCAGGGCCGGATCGAGGACGTCGGGGCGGTTGGTGGCCGCCATCAGGATGACCGACTCGTTGGTTTCGAAGCCGTCCATCTCGATCAGCAACTGGTTGAGGGTCTGCTCGCGCTCGTCGTGACCGCCGCCCAGCCCGGCGCCGCGCTGGCGGCCGACGGCGTCCAGCTCGTCGACGAAGATGATGCAGGGCGCGTTGCGCTTGCCGGTGTTGAACAGGTCGCGGACCCGGGAGGCGCCGACGCCGACGAACATCTCGACGAAGTCCGAACCCGAGATGCTGAAGAAGGGCACGTTGGCCTCGCCGGCCACGGCCTTGGCCAGCAGGGTCTTGCCCGTGCCCGGGGGACCGACCAGGAGGATGCCGTGGGGGATCTTGCCGCCCAGCTTCTGGAACTTCTTCGGGTTGCGCAGGAAGCCGATGACCTCGTTGAGTTCTTCCTTGGCCTCGTCGCAGCCGGCGACGTCGTCGAAGGTGGTGCGGTTCTTGGCGCGGTTGATCAACCGGGCCTTGGACTTGCCGAACTGGAAGGCCTGATTGCTGCTGCCGCGCATCCGTCGCATCATGAAGAAGAACAGCACGAAGATCAGAATCACCGGACCCAGGGAGATCAGCAGGGTCCAGAGCATGCCGCTGCCCGTGTCCTCGGTGACCTCGACGCCCTGTTTGACCAGGCGGTTCATGAACTCGCTGTCCGCCGCCGAGTAGCTGACGGTGAAGTCCTGGTAGGTCTGCCCGTCCGGCGTCGTCTGCGGCTCGGTGAAGGCCCCGTGCAACTCGCCCTCGGTGACGATGACGCTCTTGATCACCCCGGCCTCGAGGTAACGCTCGAAGGCGGAGTAACTGATCTCGCGCCCGCCCCCGGGCGAACCGAAGAACTGGAACAGCAGGATGACGGCGGCGAGGATGATGATCCAGGGCAGGATGCCTTTGAGTACCTTGTTCAGGGTTGCTCCTTGGTTGCTCGGCCGGCCGGCGGGAGGTGCGTCGACCCGGGGTTCAGCAAAGCGACCCGTGCTGGCGGGCCTTTTGCGAAAAAGCCGCGCCCGCCGTGCTGTCACAGGATGCCGTCGCGCCGGGGGACGCCGGTGTGTTTTTAATACGAGGGCGGTGTGGACATAGTTGCAATCGACACCGGGGGATACTACCAGCGTTCCGGGCGGCGCGTCAATATGCCTCGACCGTGGTGAAAGCCGTCAGGCCGTTTTGCGCGACACCAGGCAACTGAAGCCGCCGCGACCGCTGCCCTGGGCGCAGCCCGGGATGGCCAGGGGCCGTCGCGGCGGCCCGAGGAGGGTCTGGGCGAAGAAGGGGGCGCTGAAGCCGGCCGCCAGCGTCAGCTCCTCCAGCTCGGCGGCCGTGTGAAAGCGGGCCCGGCTGTAGAAGGGATCACCGTCCGCGGCCGCCTCGGCGTAGCGACGGCCCAGCGGACCGGCGGCGTCGATGAAGGCCAGCAGCAAGAGGCCCCGGGGCGCCAGCAC
This window of the Candidatus Coatesbacteria bacterium genome carries:
- a CDS encoding dihydropteroate synthase, whose amino-acid sequence is MNTQPRVCRLDGPDDARRLMARAGVSTKGVEIMAPKLRGVTLHLAGLRFATATILKQEALVVGAEAAVHKDLVVRRTETTDVILGGSLAQLYQLCAKLRGQQFGLSALADELERVLAVRDAAPVWHLRGRRLTLDEPLVMGIVNLTADSFSGDGLADDVATAVERARAMLEAGAAIIDVGAESTRPGAEPVDAETELARLLPVVRGLVAL
- the hflB gene encoding ATP-dependent zinc metalloprotease FtsH → MNRLVKQGVEVTEDTGSGMLWTLLISLGPVILIFVLFFFMMRRMRGSSNQAFQFGKSKARLINRAKNRTTFDDVAGCDEAKEELNEVIGFLRNPKKFQKLGGKIPHGILLVGPPGTGKTLLAKAVAGEANVPFFSISGSDFVEMFVGVGASRVRDLFNTGKRNAPCIIFVDELDAVGRQRGAGLGGGHDEREQTLNQLLIEMDGFETNESVILMAATNRPDVLDPALLRPGRFDRQVIVDMPDLDGRYEILKVHAREKPMGDDVDLKKIARSTPFFSGADLANLINESAILAARYDLSEITQEVMEEARDKVMLGPERRSRKLDEEDKRVVAYHEAGHALVAALLPDFDPVHKVTIVPRGRALGLTMPLPEKERVNYDAAYLEKRLAMLMGGRAAEELALKVGTSGAANDIEKASELARKMVTRWGMSERLGPLTFGEQSEEIFLGREISQHRDYSEKTAQLIDDEVRRIVEEAHGTATRLLEEHRETLETLARILIERETIDGEELKMLLRGEALPADDRELPSLREEYLRERDKEREERLKKDEPVAVWPGDEGETAPEPPLGYSPAHEQGDDEDD